In Clupea harengus chromosome 25, Ch_v2.0.2, whole genome shotgun sequence, one genomic interval encodes:
- the riok1 gene encoding serine/threonine-protein kinase RIO1 → MTTDQIVPGQFDDADGPERESEAGRPIQDASIIEVNVNTSSQDALADDAYEDEEDEDDDDDWDYDEFGGGDFTKRYTALRIGNNHQANRQNPSNKSMKMSTPSDKVLRKFEHKINLDKFKYADSVTNKVKGMERQRDADTYRVKDKSDRATVEQVLDPRTRMILFKMLSRGVISEINGCISTGKEANVYHATTATGEGRAIKIYKTSILLFKDRDKYVSGEFRFRHGYCKGNPRKMVRTWAEKEMRNLIRLQAAEIPSPEPIMLRSHVLVMSFIGRDDMPAPLLKNAALSESKARELYLQVIQNMRKMYQEARLVHADLSEFNMLYNNGDAYIIDVSQSVEHDHPHALEFLRKDCSNVNDFFLKHEVPAMTMRELFEFIIDPSITSDNINQYLEKAMEIASERTVEERSNRDKVDEAVFKNAYIPRTLTEVSHYERDVDSMMKAKEDESCLNTQNDNILYQTVTGLRKDLSGVQTVPALLEGCVEEGNSSSSEEEGDSDGSDEEEAPSLEDQSQVPPVDKKEQKKLVKEAQREKRKNKTPKHVKKRKEKVCKMKKGK, encoded by the exons ATGACTACGGATCAGATCGTACCAGGACAGTTTGATGACGCTGATGGACCAGAAAG AGAATCAGAAGCCGGCCGACCAATTCAAGATGCATCCATAATTGAGGTCAACGTAAATACCTCAAGCCAGGACGCTCTTGCAGATGACGCAtacgaggatgaggaggacgaagatgacgatgatgattgGGACTATGATGAATTTGGAGGGGGAGATTTCACTAAACGCTACACCGCCCTGAGGATAGGGAACAATCACCAG GCTAATCGACAGAATCCAAGCAACAAATCAATGAAGATGTCGACTCCCTCAGACAAAGTTCTGAGAAAATTTGAACATAAGATCAACTTAG ATAAGTTCAAGTACGCTGACTCTGTTACTAACAAAGTgaaggggatggagagacagagagatgcagacAC GTATCGGGTCAAGGACAAATCGGACCGAGCTACAGTGGAACAG gTGTTGGATCCAAGGACACGCATGATTCTTTTCAAGATGCTGAGTAGGGGTGTGATCTCCGAGATCAACGGTTGCATTAGCACAGGAAAAGAG GCAAATGTGTACCATGCAACCACTGCCACGGGAGAGGGTCGAGCCATCAAAATATACAAGACCTCTATTTTACTCTTCAAAGACCGAGACAAATATGTCAGCGGAGAGTTCAG ATTCAGGCACGGCTATTGCAAAGGCAACCCCAGGAAGATGGTGCGCACATGGGCTGAAAAGGAGATGAGGAATCTCATCAG GCTGCAAGCAGCGGAGATCCCCAGCCCTGAGCCCATCATGCTCCGCAGCCACGTCCTCGTCATGAGCTTCATCGGCAGGGACGACAT GCCAGCTCCACTGTTGAAGAACGCTGCGCTCTCTGAGTCCAAGGCGAGGGAGCTGTACCTGCAGGTGATCCAGAACATGCGGAAGATGTATCAGGAGGCCCGACTAGTCCACGCGGATCTCAGCGAGTTCAATATGCT GTATAACAATGGAGATGCCTACATTATTGATGTATCACAGTCTGTGGAACACGACCACCCTCACGCCTTGGAGTTTTTGCGGAAAGACTGCAGTAACGTCAATG ACTTCTTTCTGAAGCATGAGGTGCCCGCGATGACTATGCGTGAGCTGTTTGAGTTCATCATAGACCCCTCCATCACCAGTGACAACATCAATCAGTACCTGGAAAAG GCTATGGAGATAGCGTCTGAGAGGACTGTGGAAGAGAGGTCCAACCGGGACAAAGTGGATGAAGCG GTGTTTAAGAATGCCTACATTCCACGCACACTAACAGAGGTCAGCCATTATGAACGCGATGTGGACTCCATGATGAAAGCAAAGGAGGATGAGTCCTGTCtgaacacacaaaatgacaat ATCCTGTATCAGACAGTGACAGGCCTGAGGAAAGACCTGTCTGGAGTTCAGACG GTGCCTGCTTTGTTGGAGGGCTGCGTAGAAGAGGGGAACTCGAGTTCatcagaggaagagggtgatTCAGACGGTTCGGATGAAGAGGAGGCGCCCTCGCTAGAGGACCAGAGTCAAGTACCAccagtggacaaaaag GAACAAAAGAAACTGGTTAAAGAAGCCCAAAGGGAGAAGCGAAAGAATAAAACTCCAAAGCATGTGAAAAAACGTAAAGAAAAAGTGTGCAAGATGAAGAAGGGAAAATGA